From Camelina sativa cultivar DH55 chromosome 5, Cs, whole genome shotgun sequence:
ATCATTATATGAGGTGCAGTTTTTCTTGTCTTTGCCAACAAACGTGATCATtacaatctctcttttttttttaccatataaatatcctaaaatcacctaaaatttaGTAATCAAATCTCACTAAATTCCAGTTCTCAAATCTCAACAAAtcctaaaattctaaattcaataatcaaatctcctaaaattacagtcaaatctctcaaaattctaaaatattaaaatcccagcAAATCTCTAAgaatatcaagttcaatacacccccattagattttaatgatttttgagattctggaggatttaggtgggatttgtttagttaaaaagaaagaaatccaaatctcatggttttatgtgggatttgaaagaattttacaataaatcatatcaacttccctaaaatctttcaaaattccaaattttctaaatcccatcaaatcttccaaaatcatagtttcaatacaccccccttaatGTTGTTGATTGATTAAAGATAACATTGTAATTTCTATAACTTTGGGATGAAGTAACCTCGAAATCGTTTTGAATttctgagtttttttatttaaacaaaatttgattagcatttttgttgcttttatttGTAATGCTCAGTCATATATATGGCATTGTTAATGATGTTATTGAATCCATCTCCAAAATTATGGGTGAAATgaatcataataatttttatttttattttggttaaaaaccacaTTTTAGTGTTCGATATATTCCTTGAGGGATAAACTTGCGAAATATGCGAAGTTTCTGGTTTTCTCATGTAAAAGTTAGTAGGTACATTTTAAATAGAAGAGAGTCATATGCGATAAACTAGTATTTTATTGGGTTTGAATgttgagaaaagaagaaaaaaaacagaatcacaCTTGGAAACAAGACACTTGTCATAGCCACCTTTCATAGACAAAAGTGGATTATTACATCTTGCCAGTATCATGTCCGTtactttcttttgttaattgtCGATTCCATTTAACACGAAAAATGCCAAGAAAAGTGAAGTTCTTTAGCCCTTTTACAAGTTGCACatgaacaatatatatatatatatatatctaaaatagtACAAGTTGTGACATTAGAACAGCCATGTATTTTCGTCTCATGTATGTTTCGTGTTACTAACTTGTTTTGTtatcttaaaataatttttgggtTCTTAAATTTCACACAACTTTTACTATTTCGATCTTATTAGCTTAAAACCAGAAATTCAAAATAATGATGAATCAAATGCGTATACGAAAATGATGAATAGAGCCCACACCAATAAACAGTAAAAAGCATAAAACTAAGAACATCTCAGAGTTTGACCCTAAAACTGCAATCACTAGCTTTGATGTTGatattattgtttgttgataAACTATCAACAACAAGCTTACAATTCCCCAATATCCgaatctttttcatcttcaattTTCCGAGTTTTACGGCAACAGGTGCATCCACTTTAAGATCTAACGGCACACGTCCAgtctgttgctgctgctgcaatGCCGACAAGACAGTGTTCCCGGCTTGCGCTCTTCCTGTTAGAACCACATTTAGTTTAGTCACATTGCGATGCCCTTGATAAAACCTCGGTATAGGCCCCTCGCAGAGCTTTGTCTTGTCGTACCACACACCGATATGTCCTCCTTTTTCGTAATAAATGCCGATTTTTTTGTTGGGATTACGAGCTGTGATCTCGACTCTAAACTCCGCGGAGAGAGAGAGGTCTAAATTGATCCCGAGGTTGGTAACTCGTAAACTGTTTACTTCGTAACGCGGGAGTTTAGGGTGGAAGACAAAGTATACAACCGCAACCCCAATTGCTAACGCGATCAATGCAATGGCTAGAAGGCTTAGCACCCAACAGAATATTTTGCAGCAGAGATTTCCTTTCTTACTACGCATCGCAGGAGGCGTAACAGGCCGTTGAATCGGAAGCAGCTCTGTCTTTCTTGGAGCTGCTGGTGCTGTTGTGGTCGTCTTGTTAGTTTCCATTTGAAGAACCGGATGAACTTTTTGTTGATGATCTCCCATTGCTCTAATGTATTTAGTAATACTAATGCACCAACATGTATTTATGTATACCATTTTATATTCAAATTAATGTGTTGTGAAGTTGTTTACATGCATGACTTTTACCAACATCTTACCTTCCTCACCTATAACGTTGAATTTAATCGGAGACGACATATTAAAGAGACTAGAGGTTGTTCAACAGTTA
This genomic window contains:
- the LOC104787329 gene encoding NDR1/HIN1-Like protein 3-like produces the protein MVYINTCWCISITKYIRAMGDHQQKVHPVLQMETNKTTTTAPAAPRKTELLPIQRPVTPPAMRSKKGNLCCKIFCWVLSLLAIALIALAIGVAVVYFVFHPKLPRYEVNSLRVTNLGINLDLSLSAEFRVEITARNPNKKIGIYYEKGGHIGVWYDKTKLCEGPIPRFYQGHRNVTKLNVVLTGRAQAGNTVLSALQQQQQTGRVPLDLKVDAPVAVKLGKLKMKKIRILGNCKLVVDSLSTNNNINIKASDCSFRVKL